The DNA window AAAAACACGCAGGCGGATCCAAGGAACATACACAATAGTCTTAACACGCGGTGTCCCTCCGCAAGGTATAATTAAAAATGGAATTTCGTCCCCTTCATCCTGAAGAATTAGAGTTGTGGCTGGACCATGTCACGTCCGTCTTTTCGGGTAGCCGTCAGTATTTTTCTAATCATTGGCATAACGATCCGTGGCAGGATGCGGAAGGTATCCGAATTGCTATTGATAAAGGCACTATTGTCAGCACAGTGCGCGTCTTCATCCGAAAGATATTTTTGCACGGTGAACCCATAACCGTCGGTGGCATCGGGGAAGTCAGTACGAGTCCAGAATATCGCCGACGTGGCATTGCTACACAACTTCTCAAAGATTCGATCCGATTCATGGAATCCCGTGATATTGTTGTCTCTGTGCTTTTCGGAAGTCAACGCATCTATTCGATTGAAGGGTGGGAAAAGGTGCCTCGTTACTACGCGAGACAACCTTTCAATGCTGAAAGACAATCAGAGTGGGAAGTCCGTCCAGCCAATTTTGATGATGAAGCCGAAGTCAAACAACTCTCTGATCTCTACAACCAGTATGCACGAAAATTTAACGGCACTGTTGTCAGAGATAAAATA is part of the Candidatus Poribacteria bacterium genome and encodes:
- a CDS encoding GNAT family N-acetyltransferase, whose protein sequence is MEFRPLHPEELELWLDHVTSVFSGSRQYFSNHWHNDPWQDAEGIRIAIDKGTIVSTVRVFIRKIFLHGEPITVGGIGEVSTSPEYRRRGIATQLLKDSIRFMESRDIVVSVLFGSQRIYSIEGWEKVPRYYARQPFNAERQSEWEVRPANFDDEAEVKQLSDLYNQYARKFNGTVVRDKIAYWTQWVRTESSNAWVAERDGNIEGYVSVTQREDALSVKEFIASEGALEEENGKHLFDGMLSCVIAQMDTESLEVVYPAPIADGFNAPAIEEQGSAMYRIVQPTVLSEKMESPAFNSIPNLLHNQPGPLAQGIQSHHIFWYTDGF